The Mangifera indica cultivar Alphonso chromosome 8, CATAS_Mindica_2.1, whole genome shotgun sequence genome has a window encoding:
- the LOC123223356 gene encoding NAC domain-containing protein 91-like, with translation MDNFNSMGYRFHPTDQEIIHHFLEAKIRDGADFSAVMKEVKFCNFEPWQLPEHSPLPSDNQEWFFFSKIVYKHSRSSSKRIDRTTREGSWKVTGQDREIYDENSGQLIGKRKTLVFYQGHGSNAVKTCWVTHEFHSEIASFDQEPFVLCHLKRKSDDEPSSRSASSSQN, from the exons ATGGACAACTTTAATAGCATGGGATACAGATTCCATCCCACTGACCAAGAAATCATCCATCATTTTCTTGAAGCAAAGATAAGGGATGGCGCCGATTTCTCTGCAGTAATGAAGGAAGTCAAATTTTGCAATTTTGAACCATGGCAATTGCCTG AGCATTCACCACTGCCCTCAGACAATCAAGAGTGGTTCTTTTTCAGTAAAATCGTTTATAAACACTCCAGGAGCAGTAGTAAAAGAATTGACAGAACAACTAGGGAAGGATCTTGGAAAGTTACAGGTCAAGATCGTGAGATCTACGATGAAAACAGTGGCCAACTGATTGGGAAGAGAAAAACCTTGGTTTTCTACCAAGGCCACGGCTCTAATGCCGTTAAAACTTGTTGGGTGACGCATGAATTTCATTCCGAGATTGCTTCTTTTGATCAG GAGCCCTTTGTTCTTTGtcacttaaaaagaaaatcagatGATGAACCAAGTTCCCGTTCGGCTTCTTCTTCACAAAATTAA
- the LOC123223357 gene encoding protein CUP-SHAPED COTYLEDON 2-like, with product MDYFNGMGYRFHPTEDEIIHHFLESKMRDGTDFSAVIKEVDICSFEPWQLPEHSPLSSDDQQWYFFSAIAYKYAKSKRIERTTRAGSWKVTGKDREIYDENTGQLIGKRKALVFYQGHGSNAVKTCWVIHEYHSETARYYQITNKSGLIC from the exons ATGGACTACTTCAATGGCATGGGATACAGATTCCATCCCACAGAAGACGAAATCATCCACCATTTTCTTGAATCAAAGATGAGGGATGGCACTGATTTTTCTGCTGTTATTAAGGAAGTCGATATTTGCAGTTTTGAACCTTGGCAATTGCCTG AGCATTCACCGCTTTCCTCGGATGATCAACAGTGGTACTTTTTCAGTGCAATTGCTTATAAGTATGCCAAGAGTAAACGAATTGAAAGAACAACTAGGGCTGGATCTTGGAAAGTCACAGGTAAAGATCGTGAAATCTACGATGAAAACACTGGGCAACTCATTGGTAAAAGAAAAGCTTTGGTTTTTTACCAAGGTCATGGCTCTAATGCCGTAAAGACTTGTTGGGTGATACATGAATATCATTCCGAGACTGCTCGTTATTATCAG atcaCGAATAAGAGCGGATTGATATgctaa
- the LOC123223358 gene encoding NAC domain-containing protein 69-like, whose product MGYRFHPTEEEIIHHFLEAKMRDGTDFSAVIKEVEFCNFEPWQLPDHSPLPSDDQEWYFFSKIAYKHSKSRSKKIERTTREGFWKVSGKDREIHDENSGQLIGLSALLDDKEWYFFSKPCKNGNGKGIKRTTQAGYWKVTCSDRCVWDDSEENEIGKKTTLVFYIGRGSKAVKTNWMIHEYHSYNASSYQNAFVFCRLTGQLDDDGSNSHS is encoded by the exons ATGGGATATAGATTCCATCCCACTGAAGAAGAAATCATCCATCATTTTCTCGAAGCAAAGATGAGGGACGGCACCGATTTCTCTGCAGTAATTAAGGAAGTCGAATTTTGCAATTTTGAACCTTGGCAATTGCCCG ACCATTCACCACTACCCTCAGACGATCAAGAGTGGTACTTTTTCAGTAAAATCGCTTATAAGCATTCCAAGAGTAgaagtaaaaaaattgaaagaacaaCTAGGGAAGGATTTTGGAAAGTTTCTGGTAAAGATCGTGAAATCCACGATGAAAACAGTGGGCAACTGATTG GGCTTTCAGCGCTGTTAGATGATAAAGAGTGGTACTTTTTCAGTAAACCTTGCAAGAATGGAAACGGTAAAGGGATAAAAAGAACGACACAGGCTGGTTACTGGAAAGTGACATGTAGTGATCGTTGTGTTTGGGACGACAGCGAAGAGAATGAGATAGGGAAGAAAACGACCTTGGTTTTCTACATAGGCCGCGGTTCTAAAGCGGTGAAGACCAACTGGATGATACACGAATACCATTCCTACAACGCCTCTTCTTATCAG AATGCATTTGTTTTCTGTCGCCTTACAGGACAATTAGACGATGATGGGTCAAATAGCCACAGTTGA
- the LOC123223359 gene encoding NAC domain-containing protein 91-like, translating to MGYRFHPTEEEIIHHYLEAKMRDGTDFSAVMKEVEFCNFEPWQLPEHSPLPSDDQEWYFFSKIAYKHSKSGSKKIERTTREGFWKVSGKDREIYDENSGQPIGKRTALVFYQGHGSNAVKTCWVMHEFHSETASSYQEPFVLCRLKRKSDDAENDKPSSRSASSSRN from the exons ATGGGATATAGATTCCACCCTACTGAAGAAGAAATCATCCATCATTATCTTGAAGCAAAGATGAGGGACGGCACTGATTTCTCTGCAGTAATGAAGGAAGTTGAATTTTGCAATTTTGAACCTTGGCAATTGCCCG AGCATTCGCCACTACCCTCAGACGATCAAGAGTGGTACTTTTTCAGTAAAATCGCTTATAAGCATTCCAAGAGTGGtagcaaaaaaattgaaagaacaaCTAGGGAAGGATTTTGGAAAGTTTCTGGTAAAGATCGTGAAATCTACGATGAAAACAGTGGGCAACCAATTGGTAAAAGAACAGCTTTGGTTTTCTACCAAGGCCACGGCTCTAATGCCGTCAAGACTTGTTGGGTGATGCATGAGTTTCATTCCGAGACCGCTTCTTCTTATCAG GAGCCTTTTGTTCTTTGTCgcttaaaaagaaaatcagatGATGCAGAAAATGATAAACCAAGTTCCCGTTCGGCTTCTTCTTCACGAAACTAA
- the LOC123223360 gene encoding protein CUP-SHAPED COTYLEDON 2-like has product MDYFNSMGYRFHPTEDEIIHHFLESKMRDGTDFSTVIKEVDICSFEPWQLPEHSPFPSDDQEWYFFSAIAYKYAKSKRMERTTGAGSWRVTGKDREIYDENTGQLIGKRKTLVFYQGHGSNAIKTCWVIHEYHSETARYYQLLICSPFLLTFLFLF; this is encoded by the exons ATGGACTACTTTAATAGCATGGGATACAGATTCCATCCAACAGAAGACGAAATCATCCACCATTTTCTTGAATCAAAGATGAGGGATGGCACTGATTTTTCTACTGTTATTAAGGAAGTCGATATTTGCAGCTTTGAACCTTGGCAATTACCTG AGCATTCACCATTCCCCTCGGATGATCAAGAGTGGTACTTTTTCAGTGCAATTGCTTATAAGTATGCCAAGAGTAAACGAATGGAAAGAACAACTGGGGCTGGATCTTGGAGAGTCACAGGTAAAGATCGCGAAATCTACGACGAAAACACTGGCCAACTCATTGGTAAAAGAAAAACTTTGGTTTTTTACCAAGGTCACGGTTCtaatgccattaaaacttgttGGGTGATACATGAATATCATTCCGAGACTGCTCGTTATTATCAGTTACTTATCTGTTCACCTTTCTTGCttacctttttgtttttattttag